A genome region from Magnolia sinica isolate HGM2019 chromosome 8, MsV1, whole genome shotgun sequence includes the following:
- the LOC131252637 gene encoding protein NRT1/ PTR FAMILY 8.1-like: MAQEDDIYTKDGTVDVHSKPAVKKETGNWKACPYILGNECCERLAYYGMGTNLVNYLKLRLNQGNATAANNVTNWSGTCYIMPLFGAFLADAYLGRYWTIASFSVIYVFGMTLLTVSASVHGLKPSCNAGVCHPTKGQTSTFYVALYLIALGTGGIKPCVSSFGADQFDETDESEKKRKSSFFNWFYLSINIGALLASSVLVWIQMNVGWGWGFGIPAVAMAIAVVSFFSGTRLYRLQKPGGSPLTRIFQVIVASFRKLHVKVPADESLLYENADEESVIRGSRKLDHTTQFKFFDKAAVVMGAEDTKGNINPWRLCTVTQVEELKSIVRLLPIWATGIMFATVYSQMSTMFVLQGNTMDPHMGPKFKIPSASLSIFDTIAVIFWVPIYDQIIVPMARAYTGHHRGFTQLQRMGIGLVISIFSMVAAGILELVRLSMVKRHNYYDLEQLPISIFWQIPQYFIVGAAEVFTFIGQLEFFYDQAPDAMRSLCTALSLTTVALGNYLSTLLVTIVTHVTTKHGKLGWIPDNLNRGHLDYFYWLLAILSLLNFVVYLWIARWYTYKKPVGAVRG, encoded by the exons ATGGCACAAGAGGATGATATCTACACGAAAGATGGGACGGTTGATGTTCATAGCAAGCCCGCTGTCAAGAAGGAAACAGGAAATTGGAAGGCTTGCCCCTACATACTTG GAAATGAATGCTGTGAGAGATTGGCATACTATGGGATGGGCACCAATCTGGTGAACTATCTGAAGCTTCGTCTCAACCAGGGCAATGCTACGGCCGCAAACAATGTAACAAACTGGTCGGGGACATGTTACATCATGCCATTGTTCGGAGCCTTCCTAGCTGATGCCTATTTAGGAAGATATTGGACAATCGCCTCTTTCTCAGTCATCTATGTTTTT GGGATGACATTGTTAACAGTGTCGGCATCGGTACATGGTCTGAAGCCATCCTGCAATGCTGGTGTTTGTCACCCAACAAAGGGACAAACCTCAACATTCTACGTTGCGCTTTACCTCATTGCACTTGGGACTGGCGGAATCAAGCCCTGTGTATCGTCGTTTGGGGCTGATCAGTTTGATGAAACTGATGAGTCCGAGAAAAAAAGGAAGAGCTCTTTCTTCAATTGGTTCTATCTCTCAATTAACATCGGTGCTCTCCTCGCCTCTTCTGTACTAGTCTGGATACAGATGAATGTGGGGTGGGGATGGGGGTTTGGCATTCCGGCAGTGGCGATGGCGATCGCTGTTGTGAGTTTTTTCTCTGGGACCCGCCTCTACCGGCTCCAGAAACCTGGTGGCAGCCCCCTGACGAGGATTTTCCAGGTGATCGTGGCGTCATTCAGGAAACTTCATGTGAAAGTGCCAGCTGACGAGTCTCTCCTGTATGAGAATGCAGATGAGGAGTCTGTTATCCGAGGAAGCCGTAAGCTCGACCATACAACACAGTTCAA GTTCTTCGACAAGGCGGCAGTGGTGATGGGGGCGGAAGATACCAAAGGCAACATCAATCCTTGGAGGCTTTGCACTGTGACCCAAGTCGAGGAGCTCAAGTCCATCGTGCGGCTGCTCCCAATATGGGCCACTGGCATCATGTTCGCAACCGTCTACAGTCAGATGAGCACCATGTTCGTATTGCAAGGCAACACCATGGACCCCCATATGGGACCCAAGTTCAAGATTCCTTCGGCGTCCCTATCCATCTTCGACACCATCGCCGTCATCTTCTGGGTCCCTATATATGACCAGATCATTGTGCCGATGGCCCGAGCCTACACTGGCCATCATCGCGGCTTCACCCAGCTCCAACGGATGGGGATAGGGCTTGTCATTTCAATCTTCTCTATGGTGGCTGCTGGGATCCTAGAGCTCGTGAGGCTCAGCATGGTGAAGAGGCACAACTACTACGACCTTGAGCAGCTCCCCATATCAATCTTCTGGCAGATTCCACAGTACTTTATTGTGGGGGCCGCCGAGGTCTTCACATTCATTGGGCAATTGGAATTCTTCTATGATCAAGCACCAGATGCAATGCGGAGCTTGTGCACCGCGCTCTCACTCACTACTGTCGCACTCGGGAATTATCTGAGCACACTGCTCGTCACAATCGTCACTCACGTTACTACAAAGCACGGAAAACTCGGGTGGATACCGGATAATCTGAACCGTGGCCACCTCGATTACTTCTATTGGCTCCTCGCAATTCTCAGCCTTTTGAATTTTGTAGTGTATCTATGGATCGCGAGGTGGTACACATACAAGAAGCCAGTGGGGGCCGTTCGTGGATGA
- the LOC131252638 gene encoding protein OCTOPUS-like yields MTLEHPPPRPRPSSSCQLHPDQNVTGFCASCLRERLTQLAPAAASDHKPTSTSALNSFFKKTAKPSASDSNVLPQLRRSKSFSGIKHSDGISVIFEPQRRSCDVRAQSTLANLFYQENVGRDDGRIVNSRIGGVEEEIEEIVEIRAASAVDLRAIGEEEATMKDHIDLDGQMKNPTADKAPSAIAGSFRAAAAVFGKKLQKWRGKKKGGAHGGDRSAAGMVARDEKPRRFLDTQSEVADYGFGRRSCDTGPRFSLDAGRVSFDDPRCSFDGPRASWDGYLMGRVGLPRMAPTMGSVVEDGPVVIGRSDDKILSEMNSIDEDPKTPGGSVQTREYYSNSPSWQRRRRSFERSSSMRKVGAVSAASKTDETRSVSSAKLSPPRMDYFHRNKIADSRDLHSNSLRDDCSEIFESASRDVAASGRKGSKKSGRWSKAWNIWGLINRRGSGSKDDDGDDDDGGLHCRANVVERSRSESWRREANVEQKMAFDPKAFRSNSSVSWRSSSNIGGFENVRRVSETNGHGKKRREEPMLERARSARYSPSKFDNGLLRFYLAPLSSSRRSSRSEKSGSKNSHLFTRNVLRMY; encoded by the coding sequence ATGACTCTCGAGCACCCCCCGCCTCGTCCTCGACCTTCCTCCTCTTGCCAGCTCCACCCCGACCAGAACGTCACCGGCTTCTGCGCTTCCTGCCTCCGTGAGCGTCTGACCCAGCTCGCTCCAGCCGCCGCGTCGGACCATAAGCCCACCTCCACGTCAGCCCTAAACTCCTTCTTCAAAAAGACCGCCAAGCCCTCCGCGTCTGACTCTAACGTCTTACCTCAGCTACGCCGCAGCAAGTCCTTTTCTGGAATAAAACATTCCGATGGCATTTCAGTAATTTTCGAGCCACAGCGACGGTCGTGCGACGTCCGAGCGCAGAGCACGCTCGCGAATCTCTTCTACCAGGAGAACGTAGGGAGAGACGATGGCAGGATTGTAAATTCGAGGATCGGCGGGGTTGAAGAAGAGATCGAGGAGATAGTGGAGATCAGAGCTGCGTCGGCCGTTGATTTAAGGGCGATCGGTGAAGAGGAAGCGACGATGAAGGATCATATTGACTTGGATGGTCAGATGAAAAATCCGACGGCGGATAAGGCCCCGTCGGCGATTGCTGGAAGCTTTCGGGCCGCAGCAGCGGTTTTCGGGAAGAAATTACAGAAATGGCGTGGGAAGAAGAAGGGTGGGGCCCATGGCGGGGATCGGTCAGCGGCGGGAATGGTGGCGAGGGATGAGAAGCCGCGGCGGTTTCTGGATACGCAATCTGAGGTGGCGGATTATGGATTCGGGCGGCGGTCGTGCGACACGGGCCCACGGTTCTCGTTGGATGCTGGCCGGGTGTCGTTTGATGATCCGAGGTGTTCGTTTGATGGGCCGCGGGCGTCTTGGGATGGGTATTTGATGGGGAGAGTGGGGTTGCCGAGGATGGCCCCGACTATGGGCTCTGTTGTGGAAGATGGCCCAGTTGTGATTGGACGGTCAGATGATAAGATCCTGTCTGAGATGAATTCGATTGATGAGGATCCGAAGACGCCAGGTGGGTCAGTTCAAACGAGGGAGTACTACTCGAATTCCCCATCGTGGCAGCGGCGGCGGCGGAGTTTCGAACGGTCGAGCTCCATGAGGAAGGTCGGGGCAGTGTCTGCAGCATCGAAGACTGACGAGACGAGGTCAGTTTCCAGCGCGAAGCTCTCGCCACCGCGCATGGACTATTTCCATAGGAACAAGATTGCTGATTCTAGGGACTTGCATTCGAATTCGCTTCGAGATGATTGCTCTGAGATCTTCGAATCGGCTTCCCGGGATGTAGCTGCTTCTGGCCGGAAAGGGTCTAAGAAGTCGGGCCGGTGGAGCAAGGCATGGAACATTTGGGGGTTGATCAATCGACGTGGGAGTGGCAGcaaagatgatgatggtgatgatgacgatggtgggCTGCATTGTAGAGCGAATGTGGTTGAGCGGTCACGCTCTGAATCTTGGCGGAGAGAGGCAAATGTGGAGCAGAAAATGGCGTTCGATCCAAAAGCTTTTCGGAGCAATAGCAGTGTTAGTTGGAGGAGCTCTTCCAACATTGGAGGGTTTGAGAATGTAAGGAGGGTCTCGGAAACAAATGGGCATGGTAAGAAGAGGAGAGAAGAGCCCATGTTGGAGCGGGCTCGGAGTGCAAGGTATTCGCCGAGTAAATTCGATAATGGGTTGCTGCGTTTTTACTTGGCACCCTTGAGCAGTAGCCGGAGGAGCAGCAGGTCTGAGAAGAGCGGGTCAAAGAACTCGCATTTGTTCACTAGGAACGTTCTGCGGATGTATTGA